The Erythrobacter sp. JK5 genome includes a region encoding these proteins:
- a CDS encoding TonB-dependent receptor domain-containing protein, translating to MSTGTRLAGLLLLTTSLTYPAVLHAQQSEDLQAEETGDDLTEEIQDARQEEAEEPEISVPGGGIIVTGRRDRNPERSSTQVLNVLSEADIARTGESDIAGALGRVTGLSVVGDGRVFVRGLGDRYSLALLNGLPLPSPEPLSRVVPLDIFPTNVIASSLVQKTYSANYPGEFGGGVINLTTKAVPVEDFLNFSFSTSGDSETTFENGLTYFGSDWDSFGFDNGNRDIPSNLQAFFDSGERIGAVPVEVSEGIAGQLMPLNLVTLQKENHQRPNFSGSITGGLSFDLGSDTYLGVIATASLKNSLRNRTVISQGGSSDLSELFQDFSTFITDENVLVNGLIGIGLDFGEHTIRWTNLYIRDTLKTARLEQGTDILPGFDGFDFQNQQTAWFERQLIDTQLVTELDFDRFDVDLRAGYARTDREAPFNTTVSYTRTNIPGDPFGDRFVAYFNQLSDAGITTVSFDDLTEENIFGGLDLSYEITGTLSATIGGSYTDTDRRSSSREFRPFITGDVLPDTLVPALGLRRPGDIINGATLAGFNVTLTEASPFPVFDAALEIYAGYGLLRWLPTNTLTIEAGLRYEEAKQTVDLDQTIFNTPIAGATPTDLSNDYLLPSGTITWEPIDDLQLRLSASQTIARPQFRELVEQTYFDPESNRRFRGNPFLNDSELINVEARVEYYLGGPNRISLAGFYKEIDDPIENTLVSASGQVLTSFANAPSAELYGAELDLVYGIDLNNLGGTFFETKQLLIIANYTYTQSSISVGAGDIAPVPGNPNQAADQLFDDGGPLVGQSDHVANFSIGIEDAEKTQQLSVLLNYASERVTTRGGALPDVVEDPGLTVDIVARTELDLIGEGVELSFEARNIFGRDNFEFQQLGANRIEINTYEVGTSFSLGVKVEF from the coding sequence ATGTCGACCGGCACGCGGCTCGCAGGCCTGCTGCTTCTCACCACGTCGCTTACCTATCCGGCAGTTCTTCATGCTCAGCAGAGTGAAGACCTGCAGGCCGAGGAAACCGGTGACGACCTGACCGAAGAAATCCAGGATGCCCGGCAGGAAGAGGCCGAAGAGCCCGAAATCTCGGTTCCGGGTGGCGGGATCATCGTCACCGGTCGCCGGGATCGCAATCCGGAACGGTCCTCCACACAGGTCCTCAACGTCCTGTCCGAAGCCGACATTGCGCGGACCGGCGAAAGCGACATCGCCGGAGCGCTCGGTCGCGTGACCGGGCTCTCGGTGGTCGGCGACGGGCGCGTGTTCGTTCGCGGCCTCGGCGATCGCTATTCGCTGGCGCTGCTCAACGGGCTGCCACTGCCCAGTCCCGAACCACTGAGCCGCGTCGTCCCGCTCGATATCTTCCCCACCAACGTGATCGCATCGTCGCTGGTGCAGAAGACCTATTCGGCCAACTATCCCGGCGAGTTCGGCGGCGGCGTCATCAATCTCACCACCAAGGCGGTGCCGGTCGAAGACTTCCTCAATTTCAGCTTTTCGACCAGCGGCGACAGCGAAACCACGTTCGAGAACGGCCTGACCTATTTCGGATCGGACTGGGATTCGTTCGGGTTCGACAACGGCAACCGCGACATTCCTTCGAACCTGCAGGCGTTCTTCGACAGCGGCGAGCGGATCGGTGCCGTCCCTGTCGAAGTATCCGAGGGGATCGCGGGGCAATTGATGCCGCTCAATCTCGTGACCCTGCAAAAGGAGAACCACCAACGGCCGAACTTCTCTGGTTCGATCACCGGTGGTCTGTCGTTCGATCTGGGCAGCGATACCTATCTGGGCGTGATTGCGACAGCATCGCTCAAGAACAGCCTGCGCAACCGCACGGTCATCAGCCAGGGCGGCAGTTCCGACTTGTCCGAACTGTTCCAGGACTTCAGCACCTTCATCACCGACGAAAACGTGCTGGTGAACGGCCTGATCGGGATCGGTCTGGACTTTGGCGAGCACACAATCCGCTGGACCAACCTCTATATCCGCGACACGCTCAAGACCGCGCGGCTCGAACAGGGCACCGATATCCTGCCGGGCTTCGACGGGTTCGACTTCCAGAACCAGCAAACCGCATGGTTCGAACGCCAGCTGATCGACACGCAGCTCGTCACCGAACTCGATTTCGACCGCTTCGATGTAGACCTGCGCGCAGGCTATGCCCGCACCGATCGCGAAGCGCCGTTCAACACCACGGTCAGCTACACCCGCACCAACATTCCGGGCGATCCGTTCGGCGATAGGTTCGTCGCCTATTTCAACCAGCTTTCGGACGCGGGGATCACGACGGTTTCGTTCGACGACCTAACGGAAGAGAACATCTTCGGCGGGCTCGACCTGTCCTACGAGATCACCGGCACCCTCTCGGCCACCATTGGCGGATCGTACACCGACACCGATCGCCGCTCGTCGAGCCGCGAGTTCCGCCCGTTCATCACCGGCGACGTGCTTCCCGACACCCTGGTCCCGGCGCTCGGTCTGCGCCGTCCGGGCGATATCATCAACGGGGCGACCCTCGCGGGATTCAACGTCACGCTGACCGAAGCCAGCCCGTTCCCGGTGTTCGATGCCGCGCTCGAAATCTATGCCGGGTACGGCCTGCTGCGCTGGCTGCCGACGAACACGCTGACGATCGAGGCGGGTCTGCGCTACGAGGAAGCAAAGCAGACGGTCGATCTCGACCAGACGATCTTCAACACGCCGATTGCAGGCGCGACCCCGACCGATCTCAGCAACGATTACCTGCTGCCAAGCGGGACGATCACCTGGGAACCGATCGACGATCTGCAACTGCGCCTGTCGGCTTCGCAGACCATCGCCCGGCCGCAATTCCGCGAACTGGTCGAACAGACCTATTTCGATCCGGAATCGAACCGCCGGTTCCGCGGCAACCCTTTCCTCAACGACAGCGAGCTCATCAACGTCGAAGCGCGCGTCGAATACTATCTTGGCGGACCGAACCGGATCAGCCTTGCCGGGTTCTACAAGGAGATCGACGACCCGATCGAGAACACGCTGGTTTCCGCATCGGGCCAGGTCCTGACCAGCTTTGCCAACGCACCGTCGGCGGAACTCTACGGTGCCGAACTCGATCTGGTCTACGGCATCGATCTCAACAATCTCGGCGGCACCTTCTTCGAGACCAAGCAGCTGCTGATCATCGCCAACTACACCTACACCCAATCGTCGATCTCGGTCGGCGCGGGCGATATCGCCCCGGTTCCGGGCAACCCGAACCAGGCGGCGGACCAGCTATTCGACGACGGCGGGCCGCTGGTCGGTCAATCCGATCACGTCGCCAACTTCTCGATCGGGATCGAGGACGCCGAGAAGACCCAGCAGCTTTCGGTGCTGCTCAACTATGCCAGCGAGCGCGTGACCACCCGCGGCGGCGCGCTGCCCGACGTGGTGGAAGATCCCGGGCTCACGGTCGATATCGTCGCCCGCACCGAACTCGACCTGATCGGCGAAGGGGTCGAACTGAGTTTCGAGGCGCGCAACATCTTCGGGCGCGACAATTTCGAGTTCCAGCAGCTCGGCGCGAACCGGATCGAGATCAACACCTACGAGGTCGGGACGTCGTTCTCGCTCGGGGTGAAGGTTGAATTCTGA
- a CDS encoding tetratricopeptide repeat protein, producing MAKSALALVFFAAIAAFPAAAQVQEGTELAAGNLARGETTSAIASLEIQREASPDDPALLINLGIAYAHMGKDQMARAMFDAALKSDQPIELETADGKATDSRRLARKAMAMLERGEFRASASRVAQRD from the coding sequence ATGGCCAAATCGGCACTCGCCCTCGTGTTTTTTGCGGCCATCGCGGCTTTCCCGGCGGCAGCACAGGTACAGGAAGGAACCGAACTCGCAGCAGGCAACCTTGCGCGCGGCGAGACGACCTCCGCCATTGCCTCGCTCGAAATTCAGCGGGAGGCATCGCCCGACGATCCGGCCCTGCTCATCAATCTGGGCATCGCCTATGCGCACATGGGCAAGGACCAGATGGCGCGCGCGATGTTCGACGCGGCGCTGAAGAGCGACCAGCCGATCGAACTCGAAACCGCCGACGGGAAGGCGACCGACTCGCGGCGGCTGGCTCGCAAGGCGATGGCCATGCTCGAGCGCGGCGAGTTCCGGGCATCGGCCAGCCGGGTCGCGCAGCGCGACTGA
- a CDS encoding lytic transglycosylase domain-containing protein, with amino-acid sequence MILARAGLNRIAAPLVLALASAAVPAHADVMEVDADGARWVAGGLVASVDATTQIGVADPVDMSGLAIPDSIVADTRRHAAVVPQRYAAKIAELSRRFDLSPSLLEALVWQESRWRENAVSHAGARGLAQLMPGTARYLGVDPDDPMQNLEGGARYLREQLDRFDGDLEKALAAYNAGPGRVIRAGGVPNIRETRLYVAAIMGRLADHARQVAP; translated from the coding sequence ATGATTCTCGCGCGCGCGGGCCTCAATCGTATCGCAGCCCCGCTTGTCCTGGCGCTCGCTTCGGCGGCTGTGCCAGCTCATGCGGATGTGATGGAAGTGGATGCGGATGGAGCTCGCTGGGTTGCGGGAGGGCTGGTCGCGTCCGTCGACGCGACGACACAGATCGGCGTGGCAGATCCTGTCGACATGAGCGGCCTCGCCATTCCCGACAGCATTGTCGCCGACACGCGCCGGCATGCAGCGGTTGTGCCGCAGCGCTACGCGGCGAAGATCGCCGAACTGTCGCGCCGCTTCGATCTCAGCCCCAGCCTGCTCGAAGCGCTGGTTTGGCAGGAGAGCCGCTGGCGTGAGAACGCGGTGAGCCACGCGGGCGCGCGTGGCCTCGCACAATTGATGCCGGGCACTGCGCGCTATCTCGGCGTCGATCCCGACGATCCGATGCAGAACCTGGAAGGCGGGGCGCGCTACCTGCGCGAACAGCTCGACCGGTTCGACGGCGACCTCGAAAAGGCGCTCGCCGCTTACAATGCCGGACCGGGGCGGGTGATCCGCGCAGGCGGTGTTCCGAATATCCGCGAAACCCGGCTCTATGTCGCCGCCATCATGGGGCGGCTTGCCGATCATGCCCGCCAGGTTGCACCATGA
- a CDS encoding TrbC/VirB2 family protein → MKSSFRLTARAAAMLALLTMPSVAFAQADPQGSGPIVAALAWLQGTLLGTVATTVAVMAVAAVGFMMLTGRMNWRFGATVIVGVFILFGATTIVAGIQAAAG, encoded by the coding sequence ATGAAATCATCGTTTCGCCTGACTGCCCGCGCCGCCGCGATGCTGGCGCTGTTGACGATGCCGAGCGTCGCGTTCGCGCAGGCCGATCCCCAAGGGTCCGGCCCGATCGTGGCCGCGCTCGCGTGGTTGCAGGGCACACTGCTGGGCACCGTGGCCACCACCGTCGCGGTGATGGCGGTTGCCGCGGTCGGCTTCATGATGCTGACCGGGCGGATGAACTGGCGGTTCGGCGCGACGGTGATCGTCGGCGTCTTCATCCTGTTCGGCGCGACCACCATCGTCGCCGGCATTCAGGCGGCAGCGGGGTAG
- a CDS encoding type IV secretion system protein VirB3, with translation MTDLVRHPVHRALTRPQMFAGVTMNFFIINLMVTTIAFLILKSWWILPVPVIMHAVGYFASLREPRIFDLWITKVSKCPRIPNYKRWGCNSYAP, from the coding sequence GTGACCGATCTCGTCCGCCATCCGGTGCACCGCGCATTGACTCGCCCGCAGATGTTTGCGGGCGTGACGATGAACTTCTTCATCATCAACCTGATGGTGACGACGATCGCGTTCCTGATCCTGAAGAGCTGGTGGATCCTGCCGGTGCCGGTGATCATGCACGCGGTGGGCTATTTCGCATCGCTGCGCGAGCCGCGCATCTTCGACCTGTGGATCACCAAGGTTTCGAAATGCCCGCGCATCCCGAATTACAAGCGCTGGGGCTGCAACAGCTACGCCCCCTGA
- a CDS encoding VirB4 family type IV secretion/conjugal transfer ATPase: MAKWIGPAAWSAKEARVGDRLPYERLIDEHTVLLRDRSVMSAIQVPGLLFETEDSQALNAHAATREVMLRSTLDARFVLYHHVIRRRVEVELDGTFDDPLSRHIDARWKERLAGGSLFINDQFVTLIRRPARGKTGLPERVGKFFSRQGGDELEADPKDIRSLKAAVNGLVASLSAYGAAVLGDYRAPGSGKGGANSEMLELLSALYNGEMRPVRRPSEDTDIGHMLPYRRASFGLDAMELRGSGQPDFSAILGLKDYPEATSPGLLDGLLRLPYEMIVTESYAPNERTTAKERIDLALRRSRSVDEEAAAERADMMAARDALGNGGVGFGDHHLTVLVREGTLDRLDDATAACAAALADTGAIAVREDTNLEPAFWAQFPGNEEYIVRRALISSANMASFGSFHGFALGQASGNHWGDAVTLLETTSATPFFFNFHHGDLGNFSVIGPSGAGKTVVMNFLAAQAQKFSPRTILFDKDRGAELFVRGIGGRYDRINPGEPTGFNPLSLPDTPGNKAFLRDWLGVLLKADGPEEFALIAAAVDAAYQNDAGLRRLRHFKELLAGAKRPEPGDLADRLGAWIGEGEHAWLFDNERDLLDLDRRVLGFDMTQLLENPRLRTPVMMYLFHRIDERLDGQPTMILIDEGWKALDDEVFAARIRDWLKTLRKRNALVGFATQSVRDALESRISTALVEQTATMIFMPNSRARPEDYCDGFGLTEHELALIRSLPAHSRCFLVRQPDASVVVRLDLSGAPEVLTVLSGREASVRRLDLLREAVGDDPAQWYPALTDHAWPDGSAGLDEHGLPIRQAAE; encoded by the coding sequence ATGGCAAAGTGGATCGGCCCCGCCGCATGGAGCGCAAAGGAAGCGCGGGTCGGCGATCGCCTGCCGTATGAACGGCTGATCGACGAGCACACCGTGCTGCTGCGCGATCGGTCGGTCATGTCGGCGATCCAGGTTCCCGGCCTGCTGTTCGAAACCGAGGATTCGCAGGCGCTCAACGCCCACGCGGCGACGCGCGAGGTGATGCTGCGCTCGACGCTCGATGCGCGCTTCGTGCTCTATCATCACGTCATTCGCCGCCGGGTCGAAGTGGAGCTGGACGGCACCTTCGACGATCCGCTCTCGCGCCATATCGATGCGCGCTGGAAGGAGCGACTGGCGGGCGGATCGCTGTTCATCAACGATCAGTTCGTGACGCTGATCCGCCGTCCCGCGCGCGGCAAGACAGGCTTGCCGGAGCGGGTTGGCAAGTTTTTCTCGCGGCAGGGCGGCGACGAACTTGAGGCCGATCCAAAGGACATTCGGAGCCTCAAGGCCGCCGTGAACGGCCTCGTCGCCTCGCTGTCCGCCTATGGCGCAGCAGTGCTGGGCGACTACCGGGCACCGGGCAGCGGGAAGGGCGGCGCCAATTCGGAAATGCTCGAGCTGCTTTCGGCGCTCTACAACGGCGAGATGCGCCCGGTCCGGCGTCCCAGCGAAGACACCGATATCGGCCACATGCTGCCTTATCGCCGCGCCAGCTTCGGCCTCGATGCGATGGAGCTGCGCGGCAGCGGCCAGCCCGATTTCTCGGCAATCCTCGGCCTCAAGGATTATCCCGAAGCGACCTCTCCCGGCCTGCTCGACGGGCTGCTGCGGCTGCCATACGAGATGATCGTCACCGAAAGCTACGCGCCCAACGAGCGCACGACGGCTAAGGAGCGGATCGACCTCGCGCTGCGGCGTTCGCGTTCGGTCGACGAGGAAGCCGCTGCGGAACGGGCCGACATGATGGCCGCCCGCGATGCGCTGGGGAACGGCGGGGTCGGCTTCGGCGATCATCACCTCACCGTGCTGGTGCGCGAAGGTACGCTCGACCGGCTCGACGACGCGACCGCCGCCTGCGCTGCCGCGCTGGCCGATACCGGCGCGATCGCGGTGCGCGAGGACACCAATCTCGAACCCGCCTTCTGGGCGCAGTTCCCCGGCAACGAGGAATACATCGTGCGCCGCGCGCTGATCTCCTCGGCGAACATGGCGAGTTTCGGAAGCTTCCACGGATTTGCTTTGGGGCAGGCCAGCGGCAACCATTGGGGCGACGCCGTGACGCTGCTCGAGACGACCAGCGCCACGCCGTTCTTCTTCAATTTCCACCACGGCGATCTCGGCAATTTCTCGGTCATCGGGCCGAGCGGCGCGGGTAAGACCGTGGTGATGAACTTCCTCGCCGCGCAGGCGCAGAAATTCAGCCCCCGCACGATCCTGTTCGACAAGGATCGCGGGGCGGAGCTGTTCGTTCGCGGGATCGGCGGACGCTACGACCGGATCAATCCGGGCGAACCGACCGGGTTCAACCCGCTGTCGCTGCCCGATACACCGGGCAACAAGGCGTTCCTGCGCGACTGGCTCGGCGTCCTGCTCAAGGCCGATGGGCCGGAAGAATTCGCGCTGATCGCCGCAGCGGTGGACGCCGCATACCAGAACGATGCAGGCCTGCGCCGCTTGCGGCATTTCAAGGAACTGCTGGCGGGTGCGAAGCGCCCCGAACCTGGCGACCTGGCCGACCGGCTCGGCGCGTGGATCGGGGAAGGCGAACACGCCTGGCTGTTCGACAACGAACGCGACCTGCTCGATCTCGACCGCCGCGTGCTCGGGTTCGACATGACGCAGCTGCTCGAAAACCCCCGCCTGCGCACCCCGGTGATGATGTACCTGTTCCACCGGATCGATGAGCGGCTCGACGGGCAGCCCACGATGATCCTGATCGACGAGGGTTGGAAGGCGCTGGACGACGAGGTGTTCGCCGCGCGCATCCGCGACTGGCTCAAGACCCTGCGCAAGCGCAACGCGCTGGTCGGATTTGCGACACAGTCCGTCCGCGACGCGCTCGAGAGCCGCATTTCGACTGCATTGGTCGAACAGACCGCGACGATGATATTCATGCCCAACAGCCGGGCGCGGCCGGAAGATTACTGCGACGGCTTCGGCCTGACCGAGCACGAACTCGCGCTGATCCGTTCGCTGCCCGCGCACAGCCGCTGTTTCCTCGTGCGCCAGCCCGACGCCAGCGTTGTGGTGCGGCTCGATCTGTCGGGTGCGCCCGAAGTGCTTACCGTGCTGTCGGGACGCGAAGCCTCTGTGCGGCGGCTCGACCTGCTGCGCGAAGCGGTGGGTGACGACCCTGCGCAATGGTATCCAGCGCTGACCGACCATGCCTGGCCCGATGGCTCCGCCGGTCTCGACGAGCACGGCCTACCGATCCGGCAGGCAGCCGAATGA
- a CDS encoding type IV secretion system protein: MTTTCDLAAQDLGTGVAAALTAVDCIASQMSEQAFGRIFGTDGQFAVVLTTLLIFYVAFFGISLMLGRSNLSVRALLPRMLTLGLVLSFATSYVAFSTIFYNLFVDGPDQLAGVVTGTSGSATFTFAQKLDVVFLAVQQASTGQVDIAAFSPPGMMWLGAMLLLLGTVGLLVTARIGLALLLAVGPIFVVLALFNGTRGLFTGWLKGVVMLSLAPVFAVLGGSIMLEIAVPILSALVATPGQIDQQAAMAFFLVGAVHVALMFMILKVTSSMVAGWQVFGLVPSKNAERGIDTVRTPPATAPAAVPDRASQVVPAAIAATGKRRADIAPAQAVAAANDAGTATSTTRQTRVYATSSGGGQATPLNPAASRTSGIGNRFRSVGAGRLSRHSEKRS; the protein is encoded by the coding sequence ATGACGACGACCTGCGATCTTGCCGCCCAGGATCTGGGCACCGGCGTCGCCGCAGCGCTGACTGCGGTGGATTGCATCGCCTCGCAGATGAGCGAGCAGGCCTTCGGGCGCATTTTCGGCACCGACGGGCAGTTCGCGGTGGTGCTGACCACGCTGTTGATCTTCTATGTCGCGTTCTTCGGCATCAGCCTGATGCTGGGCCGCTCGAACCTGTCGGTTCGTGCACTGTTGCCCCGCATGCTGACGCTGGGGCTGGTCCTGTCCTTCGCCACCAGCTACGTCGCGTTCTCAACTATATTCTACAACCTGTTCGTGGATGGGCCGGATCAGCTGGCAGGGGTCGTCACCGGCACTTCCGGCTCGGCGACCTTCACCTTCGCGCAGAAGCTCGACGTGGTGTTCCTCGCGGTCCAGCAAGCGAGCACTGGGCAGGTCGATATCGCCGCATTTTCGCCACCTGGCATGATGTGGCTCGGCGCAATGCTGTTGCTGCTCGGCACGGTCGGGCTGCTGGTCACCGCTCGCATCGGGTTGGCGCTGCTGCTCGCGGTCGGGCCGATCTTCGTCGTGCTGGCGCTGTTCAACGGCACGCGCGGGCTGTTCACCGGCTGGCTCAAGGGCGTGGTGATGCTGTCGCTGGCACCCGTCTTCGCGGTGCTGGGCGGATCGATCATGCTCGAGATCGCGGTCCCGATCCTCTCGGCGCTCGTGGCGACACCGGGTCAGATCGACCAGCAGGCGGCGATGGCGTTCTTCCTCGTCGGCGCCGTGCATGTCGCGCTGATGTTCATGATCCTCAAGGTCACGTCGAGCATGGTCGCGGGTTGGCAGGTGTTCGGTCTCGTGCCCTCGAAGAACGCCGAGCGCGGGATCGACACGGTCCGCACGCCTCCGGCAACGGCACCTGCGGCGGTGCCCGACCGCGCGTCACAGGTCGTCCCGGCAGCAATCGCGGCAACGGGAAAGCGCCGTGCCGATATCGCGCCCGCGCAGGCTGTCGCAGCTGCCAACGATGCCGGCACGGCCACATCGACGACCCGCCAGACTCGGGTTTACGCCACCTCTTCCGGCGGCGGTCAGGCGACCCCGCTCAATCCGGCCGCATCGCGCACGAGCGGGATCGGCAATCGTTTCCGCTCGGTGGGCGCGGGCAGGCTATCCAGGCATTCGGAGAAACGCTCATGA
- a CDS encoding TrbG/VirB9 family P-type conjugative transfer protein, producing MIRADILRLAMAALALALAGPAIAQEPPRANDPRLVTLTYDESAVVRINGKVKVQTTIKFAPDEQIENIAIGDSAAWQVQPNKAQSIVFVKPLAPTATTNMTVVTSRRTYLFDLVASPRNAPLYVMQFRYPELERAEEEARLAAAQATRQERASALELAAASDPYAVVDPATLNFDWTGKGKADLLPTRAYDNGEVLFLTWPDGAPIPAILVTNEDGDEGPVNFTVRGETVVLDSVPTSVILRAGGDTATLTNNAPAAASALSADADGRKSRGS from the coding sequence ATGATCCGCGCCGACATCCTTCGGCTTGCCATGGCTGCGCTGGCGCTGGCCCTGGCCGGTCCGGCCATCGCGCAGGAACCGCCACGCGCGAACGATCCGCGTCTCGTGACGCTGACCTACGACGAATCCGCCGTTGTCCGCATCAACGGCAAGGTCAAGGTTCAGACCACGATCAAGTTCGCGCCCGACGAGCAGATCGAGAACATCGCGATCGGCGACAGCGCCGCATGGCAGGTCCAGCCCAACAAGGCGCAGTCGATCGTGTTCGTGAAGCCGCTCGCGCCCACTGCCACCACCAACATGACGGTCGTGACCAGCAGGCGCACCTATCTGTTCGATCTCGTCGCCAGTCCGCGCAACGCTCCGCTCTACGTGATGCAGTTCCGCTATCCCGAGCTGGAGCGGGCCGAAGAAGAGGCGCGGCTCGCCGCAGCGCAGGCCACCCGCCAGGAACGCGCCAGCGCGCTCGAACTCGCCGCCGCCAGCGATCCCTACGCAGTGGTCGATCCCGCTACGCTGAATTTCGACTGGACGGGCAAGGGCAAGGCCGATCTGCTCCCCACGCGCGCCTATGACAACGGCGAGGTGCTGTTCCTGACATGGCCCGACGGCGCGCCGATCCCCGCGATCCTCGTCACCAACGAAGACGGCGACGAAGGGCCGGTGAACTTCACCGTTCGTGGCGAGACGGTGGTGCTCGACAGCGTTCCCACCAGCGTGATCCTGCGCGCGGGAGGCGACACCGCCACACTCACCAACAATGCCCCGGCAGCCGCGAGCGCGCTCAGCGCCGATGCCGATGGCAGAAAGAGCAGGGGGTCGTGA
- a CDS encoding TrbI/VirB10 family protein, with translation MRLPPRKSGGDGPGEGGDPRESESAEIIDLASRSAFPAVADRKSKTEGLGLAAGVAIVFGLGAVTLWSMNAARIAPADGVGNPDVAAPQQAAVAPAPTPEVPAPSTNAPVPAQADPVPAPIYANNPGAVAGAAINPYASPIMTFDASRAANSSRQVDAAGAAGVASAPAAAAGDTGAGGSAAAFASRIGGVGGAPAQARPMTNPSTTVTEGTMIPAILETAINTDVPGFVRAVVSQDVRSFDGKNVLVPRSSRLIGQYQSGVQQGQKRAYVIWTRLIRPDGASVNIASPAVAFDGTTGLAGDVDNHFFRRFGSAMLLSVVGGLGAIASGGGSVILGGAGQSAAGIAAQQDGDISPTIRVKMGEPIRVFTARDLDFTTVSQ, from the coding sequence ATGCGTCTTCCACCCCGCAAGAGCGGCGGTGATGGTCCGGGCGAAGGCGGCGATCCGCGCGAGAGCGAATCCGCCGAAATCATCGATCTCGCGAGCCGCAGCGCCTTTCCGGCGGTCGCCGACCGCAAGTCGAAGACCGAGGGCCTGGGCCTTGCGGCGGGGGTCGCGATCGTGTTCGGCCTTGGCGCGGTGACGTTGTGGAGCATGAACGCCGCGCGGATCGCCCCGGCCGACGGGGTGGGCAACCCGGACGTCGCGGCACCGCAGCAGGCCGCCGTGGCTCCGGCACCGACTCCGGAAGTCCCCGCCCCGTCGACCAATGCTCCGGTGCCGGCGCAAGCCGACCCGGTCCCCGCGCCGATCTATGCCAACAATCCGGGCGCGGTCGCCGGCGCGGCGATCAACCCCTATGCCAGCCCCATCATGACCTTCGACGCCAGTCGCGCGGCGAATTCCTCGCGGCAGGTCGACGCGGCGGGTGCGGCGGGCGTTGCCAGCGCTCCGGCCGCTGCGGCCGGCGATACCGGCGCGGGCGGCTCGGCCGCGGCCTTTGCGAGCCGCATCGGCGGGGTCGGCGGTGCTCCCGCTCAGGCGCGGCCGATGACCAATCCGTCGACCACGGTGACCGAAGGCACGATGATCCCGGCCATCCTCGAAACCGCGATCAACACCGATGTGCCCGGCTTTGTCCGCGCGGTCGTGAGCCAAGACGTGCGCAGCTTCGATGGAAAGAACGTGCTGGTTCCGCGCTCATCGCGCCTGATCGGTCAGTACCAGTCGGGCGTGCAGCAGGGCCAGAAGCGCGCCTATGTGATCTGGACCCGGCTGATCCGACCCGACGGAGCGTCGGTGAATATCGCCTCCCCGGCCGTCGCCTTCGACGGCACGACCGGGCTGGCCGGCGATGTCGACAACCACTTCTTCCGCCGCTTCGGCTCAGCGATGCTGCTGTCGGTGGTCGGCGGGCTCGGCGCGATCGCCTCGGGCGGAGGATCGGTGATCCTCGGCGGCGCGGGACAGAGCGCGGCCGGGATCGCGGCGCAGCAGGATGGCGACATCAGCCCGACGATCCGCGTGAAGATGGGCGAACCGATCCGCGTCTTCACCGCGCGCGACCTCGATTTCACCACCGTCAGCCAGTAA